In Treponema primitia ZAS-2, a genomic segment contains:
- a CDS encoding CsgG/HfaB family protein — protein sequence MPYIFYCGILMIIMSCTNSPTVLQEQPTTKLEEQQPIIKEPEINEKLNVDKLDNTVQLSYQNISNIINTNSRVGVINIVSTDPAEADFISQGLIAMLVLDRNKNGKKYSVVDRDNIELLKKEQELQMSGDVSDETMISIGKWLGLTEIITGSLIKIANRWCLNIRVLNVENGEIEGVSIEYF from the coding sequence ATGCCCTATATATTTTATTGTGGTATTTTAATGATTATAATGTCATGTACAAATTCTCCAACCGTTCTTCAAGAACAACCAACTACAAAACTTGAAGAACAACAACCTATTATTAAAGAACCTGAAATTAATGAGAAGTTAAATGTTGATAAACTAGATAATACTGTGCAACTTTCTTATCAAAATATTTCAAATATTATAAATACTAATTCCCGAGTAGGCGTCATCAATATAGTATCAACAGATCCGGCTGAAGCAGATTTTATTTCACAAGGATTAATCGCAATGCTTGTTTTGGATAGAAATAAAAATGGAAAAAAATACAGCGTTGTGGACAGGGATAATATTGAATTATTGAAAAAAGAACAGGAATTACAAATGTCAGGGGATGTGAGTGATGAAACTATGATTTCTATAGGTAAATGGCTTGGCCTTACGGAAATAATAACAGGATCACTCATAAAGATTGCAAATCGATGGTGTCTTAATATCAGAGTATTAAATGTTGAAAATGGAGAAATTGAAGGGGTAAGTATTGAGTATTTTTGA
- a CDS encoding helix-turn-helix domain-containing protein — protein sequence METTEPIHKRVVELRHALNLSQPIFAEKISISKGYIGHLELGHKTINERIIRLICTTFGVNPVWLKTGQGSMFHETSNEKIEEIIGIFKQLHPFFQDYFLSQLRQIYEFETNIKIREEQNKGQEGMETPS from the coding sequence ATGGAGACCACAGAACCTATCCATAAGCGGGTCGTTGAGCTGCGCCATGCCTTGAACCTTTCTCAGCCTATTTTTGCGGAAAAGATAAGTATATCCAAGGGATACATTGGACACCTTGAGCTTGGGCATAAGACGATAAATGAGCGGATTATCCGATTGATTTGTACCACCTTTGGGGTCAATCCTGTTTGGCTGAAAACAGGCCAGGGGTCTATGTTCCATGAGACATCCAACGAAAAGATAGAAGAAATTATAGGGATTTTTAAACAGCTCCACCCATTTTTTCAGGATTATTTTTTAAGTCAGTTGCGACAGATTTATGAATTTGAGACCAACATAAAAATTAGGGAGGAACAAAATAAAGGCCAAGAGGGGATGGAAACGCCATCCTGA
- a CDS encoding tetratricopeptide repeat protein, whose amino-acid sequence MDLKAVDSSSPDTAEAFKNRGVSFEKKGEYDSAIADYTQAIKLDPCDAFSLFFRGRTYIKMGNSDQARADFTQANNIDPNLAVLLKNQSSAYYHKGNYDIARWLCTFAIMLNPNDAAAYFLHGLANSGKGEYHHAIRDYTATINIDPDYTQAYLNRGQAYCYKGKLDLAITDYTLAIRSDPINTDAYIHRGLAYEVKAFIKKSKHGQAIEDFTIAINIDPNNVDAYTHRGNAYNYDGDYDRAITDFDQAIRINSNYAIAYINRGNSHYKKGDDDLAIKDFTMAISIDPNDADAYTYRGDAYSRKREYRKAIEDYTQAININPDDINAYKTRGRIYYKKGDYNRAIEDYTQVIGINPDDAVAYNSRGIIYYKNGDYDQAIEDYTQAINIAPDYAEANLNLAMAHNSRGIKYTKCHDYEQALDDFNQAISVDPNYYDARYNFENLLIHMGIS is encoded by the coding sequence GTGGATTTAAAAGCCGTTGATTCCAGTTCACCAGATACTGCAGAAGCGTTTAAAAATCGGGGTGTTTCTTTTGAAAAAAAAGGTGAATATGATTCAGCCATAGCGGATTATACCCAGGCAATCAAACTTGATCCCTGTGATGCTTTTTCTCTTTTTTTCCGTGGTCGTACATATATCAAAATGGGCAATTCTGACCAAGCCAGAGCGGATTTCACTCAGGCGAATAATATTGATCCAAATCTTGCCGTCTTATTAAAAAATCAAAGTAGTGCGTATTATCATAAGGGCAATTATGATATCGCAAGATGGCTCTGTACATTTGCAATCATGCTTAATCCTAATGATGCTGCTGCCTATTTTCTTCACGGTCTTGCAAATAGTGGGAAAGGCGAATATCACCATGCAATAAGAGATTACACCGCGACAATTAACATTGATCCTGATTATACCCAGGCCTATCTCAATCGGGGTCAGGCTTATTGCTATAAAGGCAAATTAGATTTGGCCATAACAGATTACACGCTGGCAATCAGGTCTGACCCCATTAATACCGATGCCTATATCCACCGTGGGCTTGCGTATGAAGTTAAGGCCTTTATCAAAAAAAGTAAACATGGCCAAGCCATAGAGGACTTCACCATAGCAATCAACATTGATCCCAATAATGTTGATGCTTATACTCATCGTGGTAATGCATATAATTATGACGGTGATTATGACCGAGCCATAACGGATTTTGATCAGGCAATCAGAATTAATTCCAATTATGCTATCGCTTATATCAACCGTGGTAATTCCCATTACAAAAAAGGCGATGACGATCTGGCGATAAAAGACTTCACCATGGCAATCAGCATTGACCCTAATGATGCCGATGCTTACACTTATCGTGGTGATGCGTATAGTCGTAAGCGTGAATATAGAAAGGCCATAGAAGATTATACCCAGGCGATCAACATTAACCCTGATGATATCAATGCCTACAAAACTCGCGGCCGGATATATTACAAGAAGGGTGATTATAACCGAGCTATAGAGGATTATACTCAAGTAATCGGTATTAACCCTGATGATGCAGTTGCCTATAATAGTCGTGGCATTATATATTACAAGAATGGCGATTATGACCAAGCCATAGAAGATTATACCCAGGCGATCAACATTGCTCCCGATTATGCCGAAGCAAACCTGAATCTTGCTATGGCTCATAACAGTCGTGGCATTAAGTATACAAAATGCCATGATTATGAACAAGCGCTAGATGACTTCAACCAAGCAATCAGTGTTGATCCTAATTATTACGATGCACGATATAATTTTGAAAATTTATTGATTCATATGGGCATTAGTTAA